One stretch of Roseovarius mucosus DNA includes these proteins:
- a CDS encoding monovalent cation/H+ antiporter subunit A: MDNAAGFLPIIAALPFLGALFPGLMIQAGRNTCAAFTAAPTILALILLLLCAPAVMRGEVLTFGIEWLPSLGLNVNFMLDGLGLLFAGMILGIGLLIILYARFYLSREDPMGQFYTYLLLFQGAMVGIVLSDNILLLLIFWELTSLSSFLLIGYWKHLPEGRQGARMALTVTGLGGLAMIAGMLILGNIAGSYDLSVILTQKDAIQASPMYLPALILILLGCFTKSAQFPFHFWLPHAMAAPTPVSAYLHSATMVKAGLFLMARMWPVLAGTPEWFWIVSSTGLITMVMAAKIALFKDDLKALLAFSTVSHLGLITMLLGLGTKAAAVVAVFHIINHATFKAALFMTAGIVDHEAHTRDIKRLGGLRHLMPITFTIATIAALSMAGIPPFNGFLSKEMMLAEVAETHWIGPHWMMGALATLGALFSVAYSFRYIAHVFLGPKRDDYPAKPHDPGFGMWAAPAFLTLLVILIGIMPMTFAGDLVRVAAHAVTQSDPYVKIYHIHGLVPAFWMSVIAVVGGAILLRLHTPLMAMWNATPRPEAKVMFDAVTRAATALSTALTDGVHNGALTRNGAIFAVTVIGAGVLGYMGGGMAAPTREMLPVTLVPAIGWLLLVLATICLVAFHRNRFLALVLMGIVGLIVSMGFVYFSAPDLALTQISVEVVTIILLLLALNFLPRETPAESSVARRMRDAGIAAVGGIAVAGLTYAILLRDFASESISVFHLANSYKGGGGTNVVNVILVDFRGFDTYGEIIVLGIAALVIYALTETVLKGPGGRWLSQWKADRYPEAGDRHPLMMVVATRVMMPIALMVGAYIFLRGHNQPGGGFIAGLIVAIAFLMQYMASGFAWAEARQRVTYHATIGVGVLIASVTGIGAWLAGRPFLTSDYGYLHFPPIEEFEWATAMAFDTGVFLTVVGAVMLALNSLSSMARRSGETVNVAPMDINPALSTAPGEKEA, from the coding sequence ATGGACAATGCCGCAGGATTTTTGCCGATCATCGCGGCGTTGCCGTTTTTGGGAGCTTTGTTTCCCGGCCTGATGATCCAAGCCGGGCGCAACACCTGCGCCGCCTTTACCGCAGCGCCCACGATCCTTGCGCTCATATTGCTGCTGCTTTGCGCGCCTGCGGTGATGCGGGGCGAAGTGCTGACCTTTGGCATCGAGTGGTTGCCGTCGCTTGGTCTTAACGTCAATTTCATGCTGGATGGTCTGGGGCTGCTCTTTGCCGGGATGATCCTTGGCATCGGCCTTTTGATCATCCTCTACGCGCGGTTTTACCTGTCACGCGAAGATCCGATGGGGCAGTTTTATACCTACCTGCTGCTGTTTCAGGGCGCGATGGTGGGAATTGTCCTGAGCGATAACATTTTGTTATTGTTGATTTTCTGGGAACTGACGTCGCTGTCATCCTTCCTTTTGATCGGATATTGGAAACATTTGCCCGAAGGGCGGCAAGGCGCGCGAATGGCGCTGACGGTGACGGGCCTTGGCGGTCTTGCCATGATCGCGGGCATGTTGATCCTTGGGAATATCGCCGGAAGCTATGATCTCAGCGTGATCCTGACGCAGAAAGACGCGATTCAGGCGAGCCCGATGTACCTGCCGGCCCTTATCCTGATTTTGCTTGGGTGTTTCACAAAATCTGCGCAGTTTCCGTTTCATTTCTGGCTGCCCCACGCGATGGCCGCGCCGACACCGGTCTCGGCTTATCTGCATTCGGCCACGATGGTGAAAGCGGGGCTTTTCCTTATGGCGCGCATGTGGCCGGTTCTGGCGGGCACACCGGAATGGTTCTGGATCGTATCCTCGACGGGCCTCATTACCATGGTAATGGCCGCCAAGATCGCGCTCTTCAAGGATGATCTCAAGGCGCTCTTGGCCTTTTCGACAGTGTCGCATCTGGGCCTGATCACCATGCTTTTGGGACTTGGCACCAAGGCGGCGGCGGTTGTCGCGGTGTTTCACATCATCAATCACGCCACATTCAAGGCCGCGCTGTTTATGACAGCGGGCATTGTCGATCACGAGGCGCATACGCGAGATATCAAGCGCCTTGGCGGGTTGCGGCATCTGATGCCAATCACCTTTACGATTGCCACTATTGCAGCACTGTCGATGGCTGGGATTCCGCCCTTCAACGGTTTCCTGTCCAAAGAAATGATGCTGGCAGAAGTGGCCGAGACCCATTGGATCGGCCCACATTGGATGATGGGCGCGTTGGCAACTTTGGGCGCGCTTTTCTCGGTGGCCTATTCGTTCCGATATATCGCTCATGTGTTCCTTGGCCCCAAGCGCGACGATTATCCGGCCAAGCCGCATGATCCGGGTTTCGGCATGTGGGCCGCGCCTGCATTCCTGACCCTGCTGGTGATCCTGATTGGGATTATGCCAATGACCTTTGCCGGGGATCTGGTGCGGGTCGCGGCACATGCTGTGACACAGTCTGATCCTTACGTGAAAATCTATCACATCCATGGGCTGGTGCCTGCATTCTGGATGTCGGTGATCGCGGTGGTTGGCGGCGCAATCCTGCTACGCCTGCATACGCCACTGATGGCGATGTGGAACGCAACGCCACGACCCGAGGCCAAGGTGATGTTCGACGCGGTGACGCGGGCTGCCACGGCCCTGAGCACGGCGCTGACAGATGGTGTGCATAATGGCGCGCTCACCCGCAACGGCGCGATTTTCGCGGTCACGGTGATCGGCGCGGGTGTGCTTGGTTATATGGGTGGCGGCATGGCTGCGCCCACGCGCGAGATGTTGCCCGTAACGTTGGTGCCTGCGATTGGCTGGCTCTTGCTGGTGTTGGCGACAATCTGTCTGGTGGCGTTCCATCGCAACCGCTTTTTGGCGCTGGTCCTGATGGGGATTGTGGGCCTGATTGTGTCGATGGGCTTTGTCTATTTCTCGGCCCCAGACCTTGCGTTGACTCAAATCTCGGTCGAGGTGGTGACGATCATCCTGTTGCTTCTGGCGCTGAATTTCCTACCGCGCGAAACCCCGGCCGAAAGCAGTGTTGCCCGGCGGATGCGCGATGCTGGCATTGCTGCCGTTGGCGGTATTGCAGTAGCGGGTCTGACCTATGCCATTCTTCTGCGCGATTTCGCGTCAGAGAGCATCTCAGTCTTTCACCTCGCGAATTCCTACAAGGGCGGCGGCGGCACCAATGTGGTCAACGTGATCCTCGTCGATTTCCGGGGCTTTGATACCTATGGAGAAATCATCGTTCTGGGCATCGCCGCGCTTGTCATCTACGCGCTGACAGAAACCGTGCTCAAGGGACCGGGCGGGCGCTGGCTTTCGCAATGGAAGGCGGATCGCTATCCCGAAGCGGGGGATCGCCACCCGCTGATGATGGTTGTAGCCACCCGCGTGATGATGCCCATCGCGCTAATGGTCGGGGCCTATATTTTCCTGCGTGGTCACAATCAACCGGGCGGCGGATTTATCGCCGGTCTGATCGTAGCGATTGCGTTTCTCATGCAATATATGGCCTCTGGTTTTGCTTGGGCCGAAGCACGGCAGCGCGTGACCTACCATGCCACAATCGGTGTGGGTGTGCTGATCGCCAGCGTGACAGGGATCGGGGCATGGCTGGCAGGGCGACCGTTCTTGACATCCGATTACGGCTATCTGCATTTCCCGCCGATCGAGGAATTCGAATGGGCTACGGCCATGGCGTTTGACACCGGCGTGTTTCTGACCGTGGTAGGCGCGGTGATGCTGGCACTCAACAGCCTGTCAAGCATGGCGCGGCGGTCGGGTGAGACGGTGAACGTCGCGCCCATGGACATCAACCCGGCCCTCAGCACCGCGCCGGGCGAGAAGGAGGCGTAA
- a CDS encoding monovalent cation/H+ antiporter subunit D yields MSHWIIAPVILPAVLAAILTLSMRHHPSLQRVFSIAGVVAVLAIAIGLTVKASSGAIEVYELGNWQAPFGIVLVLDRLSALMVLVTAVLALLVLLYAVGTGWDQRGNNFHALYQFQLMGIFGAFLTGDAFNLFVFFEVLLIASYGLMIHGGGRRRLKAGVQYVIYNLLGSTLFLFALGTLYAVTGTLNMADLAVRAAEIPVEDSALLRVGAMLLFLVFAIKAALLPLHFWLPETYAEAPAPVAALFAIMTKVGAYAILRTYTLVFGPDLGATAALIDQMLIYAALITLVAGMVGILGAKRLGRLAAFAAIGSMGTLLIALAGFRPETTAAALYYMIHSTLAGALLFLVVDLVRERRGSLAGAMLPGPRMAQHGMIAALFFGSAIATAGMPPLSGFVGKLLILDAVRGMEQVWLIWTVILATSLVAILGLGQAGSAIFWKLAPETGEEPAPAPQPALPLVVCFAMLGGIVALSVLAGPVMGYIEDTAQQLHAPEGYIAAVLNGG; encoded by the coding sequence ATGAGCCACTGGATTATTGCCCCGGTCATCCTGCCGGCAGTGCTGGCCGCGATCCTTACGCTGTCGATGCGGCACCATCCATCGTTGCAGCGGGTTTTTTCCATTGCAGGCGTTGTTGCGGTTCTGGCGATTGCCATTGGCCTTACCGTGAAGGCGTCAAGCGGCGCGATTGAAGTGTATGAGCTGGGCAACTGGCAAGCCCCCTTTGGTATCGTTCTGGTTCTCGACCGGCTGTCGGCGCTGATGGTTCTGGTCACAGCGGTTCTGGCACTGCTGGTGCTGCTCTATGCCGTGGGCACCGGCTGGGACCAACGCGGCAATAATTTTCACGCCCTCTATCAGTTTCAGCTTATGGGCATTTTCGGTGCCTTCCTGACCGGCGACGCCTTCAACCTCTTTGTGTTCTTCGAGGTGCTGCTGATCGCGTCTTATGGTCTGATGATCCATGGTGGGGGTCGGCGCAGGCTCAAGGCGGGTGTGCAATATGTCATCTACAACTTGCTTGGCTCGACCCTGTTTCTCTTTGCGCTTGGCACGCTTTATGCGGTGACAGGTACGCTCAACATGGCCGATCTGGCGGTGCGGGCAGCAGAGATTCCAGTTGAGGACAGTGCGCTGCTTCGGGTTGGCGCGATGCTGCTCTTCCTTGTCTTCGCCATCAAGGCTGCACTTTTGCCGCTGCATTTCTGGCTGCCAGAAACCTATGCCGAGGCCCCTGCCCCGGTGGCGGCGCTGTTTGCCATCATGACCAAGGTTGGGGCCTATGCGATTCTGCGCACATACACATTGGTCTTCGGCCCCGATCTTGGGGCGACCGCGGCGCTGATCGACCAAATGCTGATCTATGCCGCGCTGATCACGCTTGTGGCCGGGATGGTGGGTATTCTGGGGGCCAAGCGGCTTGGGCGGCTGGCTGCCTTCGCCGCAATCGGCTCTATGGGCACGCTGCTGATTGCACTGGCCGGGTTCCGGCCCGAAACTACGGCTGCGGCGCTCTATTACATGATCCATTCCACGCTGGCCGGAGCGCTCTTGTTCCTTGTGGTCGATCTGGTACGCGAGCGGCGCGGGTCTTTGGCAGGCGCTATGCTACCCGGACCGCGCATGGCGCAGCACGGGATGATTGCCGCGCTCTTCTTTGGGTCGGCGATTGCCACGGCTGGTATGCCGCCGCTCTCGGGATTTGTTGGCAAGCTGCTCATTCTCGACGCCGTGCGCGGAATGGAGCAAGTCTGGCTTATCTGGACGGTGATCCTGGCCACGTCGCTGGTTGCGATCCTTGGTCTGGGTCAGGCGGGCAGTGCGATTTTCTGGAAGCTGGCACCTGAGACGGGCGAGGAACCCGCCCCCGCGCCACAACCCGCCCTGCCATTGGTCGTATGTTTCGCAATGCTGGGCGGCATTGTGGCGCTGTCGGTGCTGGCGGGACCGGTGATGGGGTATATCGAGGACACGGCGCAGCAATTGCATGCGCCAGAAGGCTATATCGCCGCCGTGCTGAACGGTGGTTGA
- a CDS encoding phage tail protein yields the protein MKNLKKSMLAAVGALSLTLSLGTTPNQAKAGLEPFLGDIMIVGFNFCPRGWSEAAGQLLPIAQNQALFSLLGTQFGGDGITTFALPDLRGRITVGQGTGNGLTPRLAGQRFGSETKVMTEATMPQHSHTVQANNLDGDLPGPGNKLLAAAPTGGSGNETIYSQANPNVTMSAAMIAPAGASTPISTLDPTLALYHCIATVGAFPSRN from the coding sequence ATGAAGAATTTGAAGAAGAGCATGCTTGCGGCAGTGGGAGCCCTGAGCCTGACTTTGAGCCTTGGCACCACGCCGAACCAAGCAAAGGCTGGATTAGAGCCCTTTCTGGGGGACATCATGATCGTCGGCTTTAATTTTTGCCCACGCGGTTGGTCCGAAGCGGCAGGGCAACTGTTGCCGATTGCACAAAACCAAGCACTGTTTTCCCTACTCGGCACGCAATTTGGCGGAGACGGGATCACGACATTTGCCCTGCCGGATCTGCGCGGCCGGATTACGGTGGGCCAAGGGACCGGGAACGGCCTGACACCACGGCTGGCGGGGCAAAGGTTTGGCTCTGAGACCAAGGTCATGACAGAGGCAACGATGCCGCAGCATAGCCATACGGTGCAGGCGAACAATCTGGACGGCGATTTGCCTGGTCCGGGGAATAAGCTGTTGGCGGCGGCACCGACCGGCGGCAGCGGCAACGAGACAATTTATTCTCAGGCCAACCCGAATGTCACGATGAGCGCGGCGATGATCGCCCCCGCCGGGGCAAGCACCCCGATCAGCACTCTGGATCCGACCTTGGCGCTCTACCACTGCATTGCCACAGTGGGTGCGTTCCCATCACGTAATTGA
- a CDS encoding Na+/H+ antiporter subunit E yields the protein MLRKILPHPFLTLTLIVVWQMMVNKLTFGNLLLGTILGLIIPIITSPYWPNRPRLSSLPRIVEFVLVVLWDICVANVQVAMIILFKANANTKPAWITIPLDLRTPEAITVLAGTITMTPGTVSSDLSADGRSLLVHCLDAPDPDAVRDDIKARYERRLKEIFE from the coding sequence ATGCTGCGCAAGATCCTGCCCCATCCGTTCCTGACGCTGACCCTGATTGTGGTCTGGCAGATGATGGTGAACAAGCTGACCTTTGGTAACCTTCTCTTGGGGACGATCCTCGGGCTGATCATCCCGATCATCACCTCGCCTTATTGGCCCAACCGCCCGCGCCTGTCGAGCCTGCCCCGGATTGTGGAATTCGTGCTGGTGGTTCTGTGGGATATCTGCGTGGCCAATGTGCAGGTGGCCATGATCATTCTGTTCAAGGCCAATGCCAACACCAAGCCTGCTTGGATCACGATCCCATTAGATCTGCGTACACCAGAGGCGATCACAGTGCTGGCAGGCACGATCACCATGACGCCCGGCACGGTCTCAAGCGACCTGTCAGCGGATGGTCGCAGCCTGCTCGTGCATTGCCTCGATGCGCCCGATCCGGACGCGGTGCGCGATGACATCAAGGCGCGCTACGAACGCCGGCTCAAGGAGATTTTCGAATGA
- a CDS encoding K+/H+ antiporter subunit F, protein MIDYALFFAFGCFGLGLLLNIYRVISSPTVGDRILALDTMVVNMIALLALFGILKGTMMYFEVSMIIAMTGFISTVSYTRFLLRGDIIE, encoded by the coding sequence ATGATCGACTATGCGCTGTTTTTTGCCTTTGGCTGTTTTGGTCTGGGATTGCTGCTCAATATCTATCGGGTGATCAGTTCACCCACCGTGGGCGACCGGATTCTGGCGCTGGATACGATGGTGGTGAACATGATCGCGCTCTTGGCGCTGTTTGGTATTCTCAAAGGCACAATGATGTATTTTGAGGTGTCGATGATCATTGCGATGACTGGCTTTATCTCGACCGTTTCTTACACGCGCTTTCTCTTGCGCGGCGATATCATCGAATAG
- a CDS encoding Na+/H+ antiporter subunit G has translation MVVDILISACLVISGVFGLVGSFGLIKLPDPMMRLHAPTKATTLGVGGALIASMMYFYFVVGQFSFHELMITLFLLLTAPITGHFIAKTHLHLVHKPSDLPPTGTDRPWASYESDAERARIEAEATGPQNG, from the coding sequence ATGGTTGTGGACATTCTCATTTCGGCCTGTCTGGTGATCAGCGGCGTGTTTGGCTTGGTGGGGTCTTTTGGGCTAATCAAGCTGCCGGACCCGATGATGCGCCTGCATGCGCCGACCAAAGCCACGACGCTTGGGGTGGGCGGAGCGCTGATTGCCTCGATGATGTATTTTTACTTTGTCGTGGGGCAGTTCTCATTTCATGAACTGATGATCACGCTGTTTCTATTGCTGACCGCGCCAATCACCGGGCATTTCATCGCCAAGACGCATCTGCATCTGGTGCATAAACCCAGTGATCTGCCGCCCACAGGCACAGATCGCCCCTGGGCCAGCTATGAGAGCGATGCCGAACGGGCGCGGATCGAAGCAGAGGCAACAGGGCCGCAAAACGGCTAA
- a CDS encoding sulfotransferase family protein — MTDQKYRVSHPHLSIRVATPPVTNPHVAIGGLGGSGTRVFAATLSEAGIRLGAQLNVPLDNLWFTVLFKRADWIQHGPPAAEVEIAAKLLRRAMTTGLCGTLSVEEHALLMRLRDLLPPNGSWQNGARAADAESLINSGPPKVGSDQPWGWKEPNTHVFLPHLAQVFPECRYIHVVRDGLDMAFSKNTWQARHWSHLFGLPQDPNTSLALHQLRYWIAANSAAIDFGRAHMPGRFLVMSYEAYCADPERHWPRLRRFLDLPDHTSLPANLLRPTTIGRSKEHDISQFPSDVVTRARDLQAEIDALHYLNAAYCL, encoded by the coding sequence ATGACTGACCAAAAATACAGGGTTTCGCACCCACATCTAAGCATCCGTGTCGCAACCCCGCCCGTCACAAATCCGCATGTCGCGATTGGTGGCCTTGGCGGTTCAGGAACGCGGGTATTTGCAGCCACACTCTCCGAGGCGGGTATCCGGCTTGGGGCGCAGCTCAACGTGCCGCTTGATAACCTCTGGTTCACCGTGCTTTTCAAACGTGCGGATTGGATTCAGCATGGCCCGCCAGCGGCAGAGGTCGAGATAGCCGCAAAGCTTCTGCGACGCGCCATGACAACCGGGCTGTGCGGCACCCTAAGCGTTGAGGAACACGCGCTTCTGATGCGCCTGCGCGATCTGCTTCCGCCAAATGGCTCTTGGCAAAACGGCGCACGCGCAGCGGATGCCGAGAGCCTGATCAATAGTGGTCCACCGAAAGTGGGCAGCGATCAGCCTTGGGGCTGGAAAGAGCCAAACACCCATGTGTTTCTTCCGCATCTCGCCCAAGTCTTCCCTGAATGCCGCTATATTCACGTCGTGCGGGACGGGCTCGACATGGCGTTCAGCAAGAACACATGGCAAGCCCGGCATTGGAGCCATTTGTTCGGTCTGCCACAGGACCCGAATACCTCACTTGCGTTGCATCAGTTGCGCTATTGGATAGCTGCAAACAGCGCAGCAATAGATTTTGGCAGGGCTCACATGCCCGGACGGTTTCTTGTTATGTCATACGAGGCCTATTGCGCTGATCCGGAAAGACACTGGCCACGCCTTCGCCGCTTCTTGGACTTGCCAGATCACACGTCACTGCCTGCCAACCTTTTGCGGCCCACCACGATTGGGCGAAGCAAAGAGCATGACATTTCACAGTTTCCGTCTGACGTGGTTACGCGCGCGCGTGACCTACAAGCAGAGATAGATGCGCTTCATTATCTAAATGCCGCTTACTGCCTGTAG
- a CDS encoding phage tail protein, with translation MNCLKKSTAILVLGLGLLAGGSLVPHRAEAGLNPFIGDIIAVGYNFCPRGWMSAEGQILAISSNTALFSLIGTTYGGNGTSTFGLPDLRGRGAMGEGTGLGLSPRSQGEMTGAESVTLSAAQMPLHSHAVNANNLDGDLPGPGNKLLAAAPPSGVGSETIYSDQGPTVTMAPTMIGVSGQSQPFNVEDPALVMQYCIATQGVFPSRP, from the coding sequence ATGAATTGTCTGAAAAAATCGACTGCTATTTTGGTACTAGGACTTGGACTCCTAGCGGGGGGAAGCCTAGTGCCACATCGGGCGGAGGCCGGTCTTAACCCATTTATTGGGGATATCATTGCTGTTGGCTACAATTTTTGTCCGCGTGGCTGGATGAGTGCGGAAGGACAAATTCTTGCGATTTCCAGCAACACGGCACTTTTTTCTTTGATTGGAACAACCTATGGCGGCAACGGCACAAGCACCTTTGGCTTGCCCGACTTGCGGGGTCGGGGTGCAATGGGAGAAGGAACCGGACTTGGCCTGTCACCGCGCAGCCAAGGTGAAATGACCGGAGCAGAGTCTGTCACGCTAAGCGCTGCTCAAATGCCGCTGCATAGTCATGCGGTGAATGCAAACAACCTCGATGGAGATCTACCGGGACCGGGTAACAAGCTCTTGGCGGCAGCACCGCCAAGCGGGGTAGGCTCTGAGACGATCTATTCTGATCAGGGGCCCACGGTCACGATGGCGCCGACGATGATCGGCGTTTCCGGCCAAAGCCAGCCATTCAATGTCGAAGATCCGGCGCTCGTGATGCAGTATTGCATTGCTACCCAAGGGGTATTTCCGTCGCGACCCTGA
- a CDS encoding carbamoyltransferase — MTAPRYTLGISSHFHDSAAALVQGTHILAAAQEERFTRRKADWQFPMNAITYCLSQLPEGASLDRVAYYEDPGLKLRRILQTAQTRLPTGARLWPRMVETLRSLAEELPMQLRKIAEDTDRIVFVPHHRSHAASAFYPAPFAEAAVLVLDGVGEYSTTTLWSGKATGLKAEAEISFPHSLGLFYSAFTQYCGFKVNSGEYKLMGLAPFGTPEFRQKILDELIELQPDGSFALNMAYFDFDRGLSTTSPLFEMLFGQPQRKESDPMTQVHMNLAASAQAVLEEAVLALAKTALDRAQSMNLCLAGGVALNCVANSRLIRDLPGLRNLWIQPASGDAGGALGAALEVARDDAATEAQPIPNDTMAGGFLGPQFTDADICAPLETAGLVYQQLPDPATYADTVARALAEGQIVGHFHGRMEFGPRALGNRSILADPRGKDTLSRVNKSIKFREDWRPFAPIVLADQAPLYFEDPTDSPYMLLVAQLRPEFCGKTTLSDARGRGLHSPMQLQNAVVSDFAAVTHVDFSARLQTVTPGIGTRAGAILAAFHAMTGCPMLLNTSFNVRGEPIICSPKDAIDCFLNTHLDLLAIGGVIVRKSAQPDWVHKKIGRMHFAAD; from the coding sequence ATGACCGCCCCCCGTTACACGCTTGGCATCTCGTCGCATTTCCACGATTCTGCGGCGGCGCTCGTTCAGGGCACACACATCCTTGCCGCCGCGCAGGAAGAGCGTTTCACCCGGCGAAAGGCTGATTGGCAGTTTCCTATGAACGCAATCACCTATTGTTTGTCGCAGCTTCCGGAAGGCGCGTCGCTTGATCGCGTCGCCTATTATGAGGATCCCGGACTCAAACTGCGGCGCATTCTACAAACCGCGCAAACCCGGCTTCCGACCGGTGCGCGGCTCTGGCCGCGGATGGTGGAAACCCTGCGAAGCCTTGCAGAAGAGCTGCCGATGCAATTGAGGAAGATCGCTGAGGATACAGACCGAATAGTCTTTGTCCCGCATCACCGATCACATGCTGCGTCGGCGTTCTATCCTGCGCCCTTTGCCGAGGCGGCAGTGCTGGTGTTGGATGGGGTCGGTGAATATTCCACCACGACACTTTGGTCAGGCAAGGCCACAGGGTTAAAGGCCGAGGCAGAGATCAGCTTTCCGCACTCACTCGGTCTCTTTTATAGTGCGTTTACGCAATACTGCGGCTTCAAGGTAAATTCTGGCGAATATAAACTGATGGGCCTCGCCCCCTTTGGCACGCCCGAGTTCCGCCAAAAGATCCTTGATGAGCTGATCGAGCTGCAACCTGACGGTAGCTTTGCCCTCAACATGGCATATTTCGATTTTGACCGGGGGCTGAGTACCACATCGCCGCTTTTTGAAATGCTGTTTGGTCAACCGCAGCGCAAAGAGTCTGATCCGATGACACAGGTCCACATGAACCTCGCCGCCTCTGCCCAAGCGGTGCTGGAAGAGGCGGTGTTGGCCCTTGCCAAAACCGCTTTGGACCGTGCGCAAAGCATGAACCTCTGCCTTGCGGGGGGTGTTGCGCTGAATTGTGTGGCCAATAGTCGGCTGATCCGCGACCTGCCCGGCCTTCGCAATCTCTGGATTCAGCCTGCATCCGGTGACGCGGGCGGTGCCTTGGGCGCGGCGCTAGAAGTGGCGCGCGATGACGCTGCAACCGAGGCGCAGCCAATTCCAAACGATACCATGGCAGGCGGCTTTCTTGGGCCACAGTTCACCGATGCTGACATCTGCGCGCCGTTAGAGACTGCGGGATTGGTCTATCAGCAGCTGCCCGACCCAGCGACCTATGCCGATACGGTCGCACGGGCGCTGGCCGAGGGGCAGATTGTCGGTCATTTTCATGGGCGGATGGAATTCGGACCGCGTGCTTTGGGGAACCGCTCGATACTTGCCGATCCGCGCGGCAAGGACACGTTAAGCCGCGTCAATAAATCAATTAAATTCCGTGAAGACTGGCGTCCCTTCGCCCCTATCGTGCTGGCCGATCAGGCGCCCCTCTATTTTGAGGACCCAACCGATAGCCCCTATATGTTGCTTGTCGCGCAACTCAGGCCGGAATTTTGCGGAAAAACTACCTTGTCAGACGCACGTGGGCGCGGCTTGCACAGCCCGATGCAATTGCAGAACGCCGTTGTCAGCGATTTTGCCGCCGTCACCCATGTGGATTTCAGCGCGAGGTTGCAGACCGTAACACCCGGTATTGGCACACGGGCAGGTGCGATCCTCGCTGCGTTCCATGCGATGACTGGTTGTCCGATGCTGCTCAACACCTCGTTCAACGTACGTGGGGAACCGATCATCTGTAGCCCCAAGGACGCTATTGACTGTTTTCTCAACACCCATCTGGACCTTCTTGCCATCGGCGGGGTGATCGTTCGAAAATCTGCCCAGCCGGATTGGGTTCACAAGAAAATAGGGAGGATGCACTTTGCCGCAGATTGA
- a CDS encoding phage tail protein: MTHLKTKSRDALMAIGLGIAACAAPQAALADADPYFGEIAPMGIVNFCPTGWAETNGQLLAISENSALFALIGTTFGGDGNVSFGLPDLRGRIPVGQGTGTGLSPRSWGQSSGQQTVTLTTNQLAAHSHAVNATNSDGNFPGPGGKILAAAPDGGSGQETIYSEQPANVQMSPQMIVPSGGNQPVTVQDPTQVIRYCIALEGVFPSRS; the protein is encoded by the coding sequence ATGACACATTTGAAAACGAAATCCCGTGACGCGCTGATGGCGATTGGGCTTGGCATTGCCGCATGTGCAGCGCCGCAAGCAGCACTGGCAGACGCAGACCCCTATTTTGGCGAGATCGCACCGATGGGTATCGTCAATTTTTGTCCGACTGGCTGGGCCGAAACCAACGGCCAACTTCTTGCAATCAGTGAAAATAGTGCACTCTTTGCCCTGATTGGAACGACGTTTGGTGGCGATGGGAACGTATCCTTTGGCCTGCCGGATTTGCGTGGTCGTATTCCGGTTGGCCAAGGCACCGGCACCGGTCTGAGCCCGCGGTCTTGGGGGCAAAGCAGCGGACAACAGACAGTGACACTGACCACCAATCAGTTGGCCGCGCATAGCCACGCGGTGAACGCGACCAACAGCGATGGCAATTTCCCCGGACCGGGGGGCAAGATTCTAGCGGCGGCACCGGATGGTGGTTCCGGACAGGAGACGATCTATTCGGAACAACCCGCCAATGTGCAAATGTCGCCGCAGATGATCGTGCCCTCAGGGGGAAACCAGCCAGTGACTGTGCAGGACCCAACGCAGGTCATTCGCTATTGCATCGCCCTTGAGGGCGTATTTCCATCACGCAGTTAG
- a CDS encoding Na+/H+ antiporter subunit C — MELLFASAIGLLTAGGLYLVLRLRSFPVIIGISLLSYAVNVFLFGTGRLVVNMPPILQDGVESYTDPLPQALVLTAIVISFGMTAVVVMLALGSFLSSRDDTVNIGSETPPEQPAQENEA; from the coding sequence ATGGAGCTTCTGTTTGCAAGTGCAATAGGCCTCTTGACCGCTGGTGGGCTGTATCTGGTTCTGCGGCTCCGCAGTTTCCCGGTGATCATCGGCATCTCGCTGCTCAGCTACGCGGTGAACGTGTTCCTGTTTGGCACAGGGCGGCTGGTGGTGAATATGCCGCCCATCTTACAGGACGGTGTAGAAAGCTATACGGATCCGCTGCCGCAGGCCTTGGTTTTGACAGCCATCGTGATTTCTTTTGGCATGACGGCGGTGGTGGTTATGCTGGCGCTTGGGTCGTTCCTCTCATCGCGCGATGACACCGTGAATATCGGATCCGAGACACCGCCAGAGCAGCCCGCGCAGGAGAATGAGGCATGA